ATGCTGCTCCAGTACTTCTACTGGCTCGTCTACATCCTGGGAGCAGTCCTCATCTGGGGCGGGATCCAGCTCCTCCGGCAGAGCAAGATCGGCGTCGACCCGGAGAAGAACCGGCTGCTCAAGCTCTTCCGGCGGACCGTTCCAATGGTGCAGGACTACGATGGGCAGAAGTTCTTCTGCCGCCGCAGGGACCGCCTCCTCGCTACCCCGCTCATCGCCGTCCTCCTCGTTGTCGAGACGACAGACGTGGTCTTCGCTCTTGATTCGATTCCAGCGATCCTCGCTATCACTCGCGATCCCTTCATCGTCTTCGCCTCGAACATCTGCGCAATCCTCGGCCTGCGATCGTTCTACTTCCTCTTCGCCACCCTCGTCGATCGTCTGCACTATCTGCAGTACGGCCTGGCGGTCGTGCTCTGCTTCGTCGGGGTCAAGATGGTCCTCTCGCACTTCGTCAAGATCCCGATCGGAGTCTCCCTGGAGTTCGTCGCGGCGGCCATCGCCGTTTCTGTCATCGTCTCGCTCATGAGGCCCGGGAAGAGCCGGCGGGAAGCCGTCCAGGCCGAGGCCGCGGAATCGTGATGCGTCGGGGGAGCTGGACTGAAGGGGCGCGCCTTGCGCCATTCACCTCCTGGCGGATCGGCGGCCCTTGCCGCGCGCTCGCAGAGCCCGCGACGCCGGAGGAGCTGACCATCTCGCGCAGAGAAGCGGAGCGCCTCGGCTGGCCGGTCTTCCTGTTGGGAGGCGGGACGAACCTGCTGGTCGCCGATGAGGGGTATCCCGGTCTGGTCGTTCGCTACGCGGCCCGGGGAAGGAGCCTCGAGGTGA
The sequence above is a segment of the Candidatus Eisenbacteria bacterium genome. Coding sequences within it:
- a CDS encoding TerC family protein, translated to MSQLWLWLIFASVAVLTLGIDLGVLHRRAHAVRPKEAAIWSGVWVTLALSLGLLVFLVEGHAKGLEFLTGYVIELSLSVDNIFVFVLIFAYFGVPADYQHRVLFWGIVGAVVMRGFFIFFGIMLLQYFYWLVYILGAVLIWGGIQLLRQSKIGVDPEKNRLLKLFRRTVPMVQDYDGQKFFCRRRDRLLATPLIAVLLVVETTDVVFALDSIPAILAITRDPFIVFASNICAILGLRSFYFLFATLVDRLHYLQYGLAVVLCFVGVKMVLSHFVKIPIGVSLEFVAAAIAVSVIVSLMRPGKSRREAVQAEAAES